A region of Maridesulfovibrio sp. DNA encodes the following proteins:
- a CDS encoding glutamine synthetase III encodes MSSNTSRQGAITAVTGYSTPEASFSFADTKPTELFGCNVFNDNVMKDRLPKKVYKSLKKTIEEGAAIDPSIADTVANAMKEWALEKGATHYTHVFYPLTGLTAEKHDSFISPDGKGNCIAEFEGKLLIQGEPDASSFPNGGLRATFEARGYTAWDVTSPAYILENPNGTFLCIPTAFISWKGEALDKKTPLLKASQVVNTSAQRILKIFGDDSGNRVVSNAGPEQEYFLIDRNFFFARPDLMMAGRTLFGAKPAKGQELDDHYFGAVPRRVLSFMMDVEHELYKLGVPVKTRHNEVAPGQFEIAPVYEQSNIATDHNQMVMTTLKSVAKRHGMTCLLHEKPFAGINGSGKHLNYSLSCNGHGSLFDPGDNPTENAQFLVFCAAAIRAVHMHSKLLRAVVATASNDHRLGANEAPPAIMSVFLGDQLSEIFSKIQEGNSPTPTSTGFLKAGVDTLPPLPRDAGDRNRTSPFAFTGNRFEFRAVGSHLSIAGPQVALNTMMAESLDFIADEMEKIMGGDKSKLNDAVNKVIKDIMDTHGQVVFNGDGYSDEWHKEAVEKRGLPNLRTSADAIPEIASPESVAMFTKYGVFTKEELESRKEIYLEQYNQAIVTEAALVTKLAKTHILPGAVRYQKELAETCAAMKEIGVEFTTGTLEDLTAKLRGMQTANIELEKIMQAKPEGDVLKEARYLCDTALPAMLEVRKYADQLEEVVADDLWCLPSYSEMLFIK; translated from the coding sequence ATGAGTTCAAACACCTCTCGTCAGGGCGCGATCACCGCAGTAACCGGCTACTCCACCCCTGAAGCTTCCTTCAGCTTTGCCGACACCAAACCCACCGAACTCTTCGGCTGCAATGTCTTCAACGACAATGTAATGAAGGACAGACTTCCCAAGAAAGTCTACAAATCCCTGAAAAAAACCATTGAAGAAGGCGCTGCAATCGATCCTTCCATCGCCGATACCGTTGCAAACGCAATGAAAGAATGGGCACTGGAAAAAGGTGCAACCCACTACACCCACGTTTTCTATCCCCTGACCGGCCTGACCGCTGAAAAACACGACAGCTTCATCTCCCCTGACGGCAAAGGCAACTGCATTGCTGAATTTGAAGGCAAGCTGCTCATTCAGGGTGAACCTGATGCTTCCAGCTTCCCCAACGGCGGACTGCGCGCCACCTTTGAAGCACGCGGATACACTGCATGGGACGTAACCAGCCCCGCATACATTCTTGAAAACCCCAACGGAACATTCCTGTGCATCCCCACCGCATTCATTTCCTGGAAAGGTGAAGCACTCGATAAAAAGACTCCCCTGCTCAAAGCATCTCAGGTAGTTAATACTTCCGCTCAGCGTATCCTGAAAATTTTCGGCGACGATTCCGGCAACCGCGTTGTCTCCAATGCCGGCCCCGAACAGGAATACTTCCTGATTGACCGCAACTTTTTCTTTGCCCGCCCTGACCTCATGATGGCCGGCAGAACCCTCTTCGGCGCTAAGCCCGCCAAAGGCCAGGAACTGGACGACCATTACTTCGGAGCAGTTCCCCGCCGCGTCCTCTCTTTCATGATGGACGTTGAACATGAGCTCTACAAACTGGGCGTTCCGGTCAAGACCCGTCACAACGAAGTAGCTCCCGGACAGTTCGAAATTGCTCCTGTATACGAGCAGTCCAATATTGCTACCGACCACAACCAGATGGTTATGACCACCCTTAAAAGTGTAGCAAAAAGACACGGCATGACTTGTCTGCTCCACGAAAAACCTTTCGCAGGAATCAACGGTTCCGGTAAGCACCTCAACTACTCCCTGAGCTGCAACGGCCACGGTTCCCTGTTTGATCCGGGCGACAATCCCACTGAAAACGCACAGTTCCTCGTTTTCTGCGCAGCTGCAATCCGCGCAGTGCACATGCACAGCAAACTCCTGCGTGCAGTAGTTGCCACCGCTTCCAACGACCACCGCCTCGGTGCAAACGAAGCCCCCCCGGCAATCATGTCCGTCTTCCTCGGCGACCAGCTTTCTGAAATTTTCAGCAAGATTCAGGAAGGTAATTCTCCGACTCCTACTTCCACTGGTTTCCTCAAAGCAGGCGTAGACACTCTGCCTCCCCTGCCCAGAGATGCCGGTGACCGTAACCGCACCAGCCCCTTTGCTTTCACCGGTAACCGCTTTGAATTCCGTGCAGTAGGTTCTCACCTCTCCATCGCCGGTCCTCAGGTTGCTCTGAACACCATGATGGCTGAATCTCTTGATTTCATCGCTGATGAAATGGAAAAAATCATGGGCGGCGACAAATCCAAGCTCAATGATGCGGTTAACAAAGTCATCAAAGACATCATGGACACTCACGGTCAGGTTGTCTTCAACGGTGACGGTTACTCTGACGAATGGCACAAGGAAGCCGTTGAAAAACGCGGCCTGCCCAACCTGCGTACCTCCGCAGATGCCATCCCCGAAATCGCTTCTCCTGAATCAGTAGCAATGTTCACCAAATACGGTGTATTCACTAAGGAAGAACTTGAAAGCCGCAAGGAAATCTACCTTGAACAGTACAACCAGGCCATCGTCACCGAGGCAGCACTGGTTACCAAACTCGCCAAGACCCACATCCTTCCCGGCGCTGTTCGCTACCAGAAAGAGCTGGCTGAAACCTGCGCTGCAATGAAAGAAATCGGCGTTGAGTTCACCACCGGCACTCTTGAAGACTTGACTGCAAAACTTCGCGGAATGCAGACTGCCAACATTGAGCTTGAAAAAATTATGCAAGCCAAGCCTGAAGGCGACGTTCTGAAAGAAGCTAGATATCTCTGCGATACTGCTCTTCCCGCAATGCTGGAAGTTCGCAAGTACGCTGACCAGCTCGAAGAAGTTGTTGCAGACGACCTCTGGTGCCTGCCCAGCTACTCCGAAATGCTGTTCATCAAATAA
- a CDS encoding UbiD family decarboxylase: MGYKNTKECLDALEAKGDLIRIDHEIDPEIEAGVIQRRVFQAGGPALLFTNVKGCKFPMAANIFGTKERLQSIFRDTIETVERLMKLKMYPMKAFKKPWQYLGAPRTAYHTMPRKLSEGPVTANETTIAQLPQLKAWPMDGGAFVTLPQVYSESPDNPGFAGSNIGMYRVQLSGNEYNNTEVGLHYQIHRGIGHHHAQALRRGEKLKVNIVVGGAPSMTIAAVMPLPEGLAEIFFAGALGGHRIPMVMRPNGLPVPAEADFCICGTISNEQKPEGPFGDHIGYYSLTHDFPVLKVDKVYHRSDAIWPFTTVGRPPQEDTMFGDFIHELTSELVPSVFTGVHEVHAVDVAGVHPLLLAVGSERYVPYAKERQPQELLTNGMALLGNTQTALAKYLFIGAKEDMDHGENCHNIPVFFKHMLERANLKRDLHFITQTTIDTLDYSGRGFNEGSKLIFAAAGSKKRELSKELPELPALPEGFGEAKIFAPGIMLLKGRKSETAQGEQDPQMEKLGEALKYAKGIEGLPMIVVVDDPDFTAKDWDNFLWVTFTRSDPATDIYGAGSFTKAKHWGTEKAFIIDARMKTYQAPPLDPDPEVEKRVDALAASGGPLYGVI, encoded by the coding sequence ATGGGCTACAAAAACACCAAAGAATGCCTTGATGCTCTTGAAGCCAAAGGCGATCTCATTCGCATAGACCATGAAATTGATCCCGAAATTGAAGCCGGGGTCATCCAGCGCCGTGTCTTTCAGGCTGGCGGACCGGCCCTGCTGTTCACTAATGTTAAGGGTTGCAAATTTCCCATGGCCGCCAACATTTTCGGCACTAAAGAACGCCTGCAATCCATCTTCCGCGACACTATCGAAACTGTCGAACGGCTCATGAAATTGAAAATGTATCCCATGAAAGCATTCAAAAAACCGTGGCAATATCTCGGTGCTCCTCGAACAGCCTATCACACCATGCCACGCAAGCTCTCTGAAGGCCCGGTCACAGCCAACGAAACTACCATAGCCCAGCTTCCACAACTTAAAGCATGGCCCATGGACGGAGGTGCGTTTGTCACCCTGCCTCAGGTTTATTCGGAAAGCCCGGATAACCCCGGTTTCGCAGGCTCCAATATCGGCATGTACCGAGTCCAGCTATCCGGTAATGAATACAATAACACCGAAGTGGGGCTGCATTACCAGATCCATCGCGGTATCGGACACCACCACGCACAGGCATTGCGAAGAGGCGAAAAACTTAAGGTGAATATCGTTGTCGGCGGAGCACCGTCCATGACGATTGCTGCGGTAATGCCTCTGCCTGAAGGACTGGCGGAAATTTTCTTTGCCGGAGCGTTAGGAGGACACCGGATCCCCATGGTCATGCGTCCAAACGGCCTGCCGGTTCCGGCTGAAGCCGATTTCTGTATTTGCGGAACCATCAGCAACGAGCAGAAACCAGAAGGACCGTTCGGGGACCATATCGGATACTACAGCCTGACCCACGACTTTCCGGTACTAAAAGTAGACAAAGTGTATCACCGTAGTGATGCAATATGGCCGTTCACCACTGTAGGTCGTCCGCCTCAGGAAGACACTATGTTCGGTGATTTTATCCATGAACTGACTTCCGAACTTGTTCCGTCCGTGTTTACCGGAGTCCATGAGGTTCATGCTGTGGATGTGGCCGGAGTCCACCCGCTGCTGCTGGCAGTCGGCAGCGAACGCTACGTGCCTTACGCAAAAGAACGCCAGCCCCAGGAACTGTTGACTAACGGTATGGCTCTGCTTGGAAATACTCAGACCGCTCTAGCCAAATATCTGTTCATAGGCGCCAAGGAAGATATGGATCATGGCGAAAATTGCCACAACATTCCGGTTTTCTTCAAACATATGCTTGAACGGGCAAACCTGAAACGCGATCTTCATTTCATCACCCAGACCACCATCGACACCCTCGATTATTCTGGTAGGGGCTTCAATGAAGGGTCAAAATTGATATTCGCTGCCGCCGGATCAAAGAAAAGGGAGCTTTCAAAAGAACTGCCGGAACTTCCTGCCTTGCCAGAAGGATTCGGTGAAGCAAAGATCTTCGCCCCCGGGATTATGTTGCTCAAAGGGCGCAAAAGTGAGACCGCCCAAGGAGAACAGGACCCGCAGATGGAAAAACTGGGCGAAGCTCTCAAATACGCTAAAGGGATAGAAGGATTGCCCATGATCGTTGTTGTGGATGATCCTGATTTCACCGCCAAAGACTGGGATAACTTTCTTTGGGTAACCTTCACCCGTTCCGATCCGGCAACCGATATTTACGGAGCCGGGTCCTTTACCAAGGCTAAACATTGGGGAACTGAGAAAGCGTTTATTATCGACGCCCGAATGAAGACATATCAAGCACCGCCACTTGACCCCGACCCTGAAGTGGAAAAAAGGGTTGATGCTCTAGCTGCCTCCGGCGGACCGCTTTATGGCGTGATATAA
- a CDS encoding HAD family hydrolase, giving the protein MFHGQIKAVAFDADDTLWVNEPFFDRVKADVAEMMSDYIPAKGFMEILEQTQSRNIGVFGYGVKSFVISMVEAATAVASGRGISSEIERIVELGRSMLTNPVEPIAGVEDVLRSLCGNYELLMITKGDVAEQQRKISLSGMAPYFDHIEILAEKDESSYEGILRKHCIRCDEFLMVGNSVKSDILPVVGVGGSAVHIPFHTTWVHEKVSEVELRGREYIELGSACELLPLLMIS; this is encoded by the coding sequence ATGTTCCATGGACAGATTAAGGCTGTGGCTTTTGATGCTGATGATACACTTTGGGTCAACGAGCCTTTTTTTGATCGGGTCAAAGCCGATGTTGCCGAGATGATGTCCGACTATATTCCGGCGAAAGGGTTTATGGAAATTCTTGAGCAGACCCAATCCAGAAATATCGGTGTCTTTGGTTATGGGGTTAAAAGTTTTGTAATTTCCATGGTCGAAGCAGCTACTGCTGTTGCCAGCGGAAGGGGAATAAGTTCTGAAATTGAGCGCATCGTCGAGCTGGGCAGGTCCATGCTGACTAATCCTGTCGAGCCTATTGCCGGAGTGGAAGATGTGTTGCGCAGCTTGTGCGGAAATTATGAACTATTGATGATTACAAAAGGCGACGTGGCCGAACAGCAGCGCAAAATAAGTCTTTCCGGCATGGCTCCATATTTTGATCATATTGAAATTCTGGCAGAAAAGGATGAGTCCTCTTATGAAGGAATCCTGCGGAAACATTGTATCCGTTGTGATGAATTCCTGATGGTTGGTAATTCTGTTAAATCCGACATTCTGCCGGTAGTGGGAGTCGGTGGAAGTGCTGTCCACATACCTTTTCATACCACCTGGGTTCATGAAAAAGTCAGCGAAGTAGAGCTTCGTGGGCGGGAATATATAGAGCTCGGCAGTGCCTGCGAACTTTTGCCCCTGTTAATGATATCATAA
- a CDS encoding PAS domain-containing protein, translating into MNSQKPTYEELEQRIAELESRENLSLRCIPDLESDTTEKSTFFINELFNSILSGVVVVDAANRKIIDVNSTALEMLGRSKKNVIGKECHNFICPAERGKCPIADLGQTVDRSERELLTINSGRICILKTVKTISIGERSYYIESFIDISEQKEAEQAKEQLIRELYDALEKVKTLSGLMPICAKCKKIRDDKGYWNNLEAYIEKNSEASFSHGLCPECSEELYGDKQWYIKGRKKRKNNKK; encoded by the coding sequence GTGAATTCACAAAAACCTACATATGAAGAACTGGAACAGAGAATAGCTGAACTTGAAAGCCGAGAAAACCTGTCCCTACGTTGTATACCTGACTTAGAATCAGACACAACGGAAAAATCGACTTTCTTTATAAATGAGCTTTTCAATTCCATTCTCAGTGGAGTTGTTGTTGTAGACGCGGCGAACCGAAAAATAATTGATGTCAACAGCACAGCCCTTGAGATGCTCGGACGCAGCAAAAAGAATGTTATCGGCAAAGAATGCCACAACTTCATTTGTCCGGCAGAAAGAGGGAAATGCCCCATTGCCGATCTGGGTCAAACTGTGGACCGATCAGAAAGAGAACTACTCACAATAAATTCCGGGCGCATCTGCATTCTTAAGACAGTGAAGACAATTTCCATCGGAGAACGGAGTTACTATATTGAAAGCTTCATCGACATTTCTGAACAGAAGGAGGCTGAGCAGGCAAAAGAACAACTCATCAGGGAGCTTTACGATGCTCTGGAAAAAGTAAAAACCCTCAGCGGCCTTATGCCCATCTGTGCCAAATGCAAAAAGATACGTGACGATAAAGGTTATTGGAACAATCTTGAAGCTTACATTGAAAAGAACTCTGAAGCATCTTTCAGTCACGGACTATGCCCTGAATGCTCTGAAGAACTGTACGGAGATAAGCAGTGGTATATAAAAGGCAGAAAAAAACGTAAAAACAACAAAAAATAA
- a CDS encoding PH domain-containing protein has product MGILDGLMGNASEISVEDVQEELSPILGNTEEVERAFKVIRDMYVFTSGRLILIDKQGLTGKKVEYLSIPYKSISTFSVETAGHFDMDSELKMWVSGRHEPIIKELKKGSDVVGIQKLLANKVLK; this is encoded by the coding sequence ATGGGAATTCTTGACGGATTAATGGGCAATGCATCTGAAATCAGCGTAGAGGACGTACAGGAAGAACTCTCCCCGATATTGGGAAACACTGAAGAAGTTGAAAGGGCTTTCAAGGTCATCCGCGATATGTATGTTTTTACCTCAGGCAGGCTGATCCTCATTGACAAGCAGGGTTTGACCGGTAAAAAAGTCGAATATCTGAGCATACCATACAAATCCATCTCAACATTTTCCGTGGAAACAGCCGGACATTTCGACATGGATTCCGAACTGAAAATGTGGGTTTCCGGTCGTCACGAGCCTATAATTAAAGAACTTAAAAAAGGTAGTGATGTGGTAGGCATCCAGAAACTGCTTGCCAACAAAGTTCTCAAATAA
- a CDS encoding amino acid ABC transporter permease has translation MAFAFDTTVFWDTFPMLMRGLKLTVEITIGGLVFGFLFGSAAGLMKLSRNFFTRKIAGVYVEAIRGTPMLVQAMFLYYGVPMAIGMRIPPMTAGIIIIAVNSGAYIAEIVRGAVQSINKGQVEAGRSIGLTSAQTMRYIVWPQALKRMIPPLGNQFIISLKDTSLLMVIGVGELMRTGQEITSVNFRAFEVYLAVACVYLVMTLSIAYVMRRIEKKLNTSRR, from the coding sequence ATGGCATTTGCATTTGACACTACAGTTTTCTGGGACACTTTTCCCATGCTCATGCGTGGTCTTAAGCTTACTGTTGAGATCACTATCGGCGGTTTGGTTTTCGGGTTCTTATTTGGAAGCGCAGCAGGCCTGATGAAGCTATCGCGTAATTTTTTTACCCGAAAAATTGCCGGGGTTTACGTAGAAGCCATCAGGGGTACTCCCATGCTTGTACAGGCCATGTTTCTCTATTACGGGGTTCCTATGGCTATCGGGATGCGTATTCCGCCAATGACCGCCGGTATCATTATTATTGCTGTCAATTCAGGTGCCTACATCGCCGAAATCGTTCGAGGTGCGGTCCAGTCCATTAACAAGGGACAAGTCGAAGCCGGCCGTTCCATCGGCCTTACCAGTGCTCAGACCATGCGCTACATTGTCTGGCCGCAGGCGCTTAAGCGTATGATCCCGCCTCTCGGAAACCAGTTCATCATCAGCCTCAAGGATACTTCTCTGCTTATGGTCATCGGTGTCGGTGAGCTTATGAGAACCGGGCAGGAAATCACCTCTGTTAACTTCCGGGCTTTTGAAGTTTATCTTGCTGTAGCCTGTGTTTACCTTGTTATGACACTCTCCATTGCATATGTAATGCGTCGCATTGAGAAAAAGCTGAATACTTCCCGGAGGTAG
- a CDS encoding calcium-binding protein translates to MKKFFSCSIVFLVLVLVSSFAYADGYPELRGTWVGLVKMISKDGAVKESKAALIIKKQEGNLFTGEKAWFAANKENLVTEGFSGIIGVDGVSLYFTEHEDGYTFGALNGKEHMSLYYLENGRKAKAIYYQMERIRFARAFVDIDKDGSKTIIRSEVVKVYPLNAERIMREADLNKDGKLSKKEWEEWKKDK, encoded by the coding sequence ATGAAGAAATTTTTTAGTTGCAGCATTGTTTTTCTTGTTTTGGTCCTAGTTAGCTCTTTTGCTTATGCCGATGGTTATCCTGAGTTGCGTGGAACATGGGTCGGTTTAGTTAAAATGATTAGCAAAGACGGTGCTGTTAAGGAAAGCAAAGCGGCTTTGATCATTAAAAAACAGGAAGGAAATCTCTTTACCGGTGAAAAAGCCTGGTTTGCCGCCAATAAAGAAAATCTGGTAACCGAGGGTTTCAGCGGAATTATCGGGGTTGATGGTGTGAGCCTTTATTTTACAGAGCATGAAGATGGTTACACTTTTGGAGCCTTGAACGGTAAAGAACACATGTCGCTCTATTATTTGGAGAACGGACGTAAAGCGAAAGCAATCTACTACCAGATGGAAAGGATTCGTTTTGCCCGTGCATTTGTGGATATCGATAAAGACGGCAGTAAAACCATCATCCGTTCGGAAGTGGTCAAAGTTTATCCTTTGAATGCTGAACGGATTATGCGCGAAGCCGACCTGAATAAGGATGGAAAGTTGAGTAAAAAAGAGTGGGAAGAGTGGAAAAAAGATAAGTAA
- a CDS encoding amino acid ABC transporter ATP-binding protein encodes MIEIKNLHKNFGKLEVIKGIDLTVESGEVVCIIGPSGSGKSTVLRCINKLEEPTSGTIIVDGHDIMSPSTNINEVRTEAGMVFQQFNLFPHMTILENVTLGPVKVRKIGKSDADELGLKLLAKVGLKDKAHNYPEQLSGGQKQRVAIARSLALQPKVILFDEPTSALDPELVGEVLEVMQQLAKEGMTMIVVTHEMGFAKEVADRLIFIDQGIIQEEGDPTEVFANPKNPRLKDFLGKVVSHI; translated from the coding sequence ATGATTGAGATTAAGAACCTTCATAAAAATTTCGGGAAGCTGGAAGTCATTAAAGGTATCGATTTAACGGTCGAGTCTGGTGAAGTTGTCTGTATTATCGGGCCTTCCGGTTCAGGTAAATCTACTGTACTGCGCTGTATCAATAAGCTTGAAGAGCCGACTTCCGGCACTATTATTGTGGATGGTCATGATATCATGTCCCCGTCTACCAATATTAATGAAGTGCGTACTGAAGCTGGTATGGTTTTTCAGCAGTTCAATCTTTTTCCGCATATGACCATTCTTGAGAATGTGACTCTCGGTCCTGTCAAAGTCCGCAAGATAGGCAAGAGTGATGCTGATGAACTCGGCTTGAAACTGTTGGCCAAAGTCGGCCTTAAAGATAAGGCCCATAACTATCCGGAACAGTTGTCCGGAGGCCAGAAGCAGCGTGTTGCCATTGCTCGTTCGCTTGCGTTGCAGCCCAAGGTAATCCTTTTTGATGAACCGACATCCGCTCTTGACCCCGAACTTGTCGGAGAGGTGCTGGAAGTAATGCAGCAGCTTGCCAAAGAGGGCATGACCATGATCGTGGTTACCCATGAAATGGGATTTGCCAAGGAGGTTGCCGACCGCCTGATTTTTATCGATCAGGGCATTATTCAGGAAGAAGGTGATCCTACTGAGGTTTTTGCCAATCCGAAGAATCCGAGACTGAAGGATTTTCTTGGAAAGGTTGTTTCCCATATCTAA
- the glnH gene encoding glutamine ABC transporter substrate-binding protein GlnH — MKKLLSLIVAALITAIMVGTAFAGKLTVACDTSFPPFEFKDPATGKHTGFDVELWEAIAKKIGAEYDLQPMDFNGIIPGLQSNQLDVGIAGITIKPERAKVVDFSDGYYNSGLLILVKKDNNSINGIEDLKGKIISTKLSTSSADFAKSADAKEVKLYPNNDAMFMELMTGGADAVIFDSPVIADFMRKAGKGQVKVVGPLYNGQQYGIAFPKGSELVAKVNAALKDLRKDGTYRELYVKWFGTEPK; from the coding sequence ATGAAAAAACTGCTTTCACTCATCGTTGCTGCGCTGATTACCGCAATCATGGTAGGAACTGCTTTCGCCGGTAAACTTACTGTTGCCTGTGATACCAGCTTCCCTCCTTTTGAATTTAAAGATCCTGCTACCGGAAAGCATACCGGTTTCGATGTTGAGCTCTGGGAAGCCATTGCTAAAAAGATTGGTGCAGAGTACGACCTGCAGCCCATGGATTTCAACGGAATTATCCCCGGCCTGCAGTCTAATCAGCTGGATGTAGGTATCGCCGGTATCACCATCAAGCCCGAGCGTGCTAAAGTAGTCGATTTCTCCGATGGTTACTACAACTCCGGCCTGCTCATTCTCGTTAAAAAGGACAACAATTCCATCAATGGTATTGAAGACCTTAAAGGTAAGATTATTTCCACCAAGTTGAGCACTTCTTCCGCTGACTTTGCAAAGAGCGCAGATGCCAAGGAAGTCAAGCTTTACCCCAACAACGACGCCATGTTCATGGAACTCATGACCGGCGGTGCTGATGCTGTTATCTTTGACTCCCCGGTTATCGCTGATTTCATGCGCAAAGCAGGTAAGGGTCAGGTTAAAGTTGTGGGTCCTCTTTACAACGGCCAGCAGTACGGTATTGCTTTCCCCAAAGGAAGCGAGCTTGTTGCAAAAGTTAATGCAGCTCTCAAGGACCTGCGCAAGGACGGTACCTATCGCGAACTGTACGTTAAGTGGTTCGGCACTGAGCCTAAATAA
- a CDS encoding ferredoxin-thioredoxin reductase catalytic domain-containing protein — protein sequence MKALSQPTEKNSKLIHNYVEKYCKRTGLTLHPMKDVSDAVTTGLAMHLDELKRPLCPCRFYPDKQQAAAEREWLCPCSDMKNYKYCHCMLFVNEEGMPVTEHLPEGHEGRETYGDIADPAPEKMHRNLAN from the coding sequence GTGAAAGCTTTGTCTCAGCCTACAGAAAAAAATTCAAAATTGATCCACAATTACGTGGAAAAGTATTGCAAGCGTACCGGGCTTACTCTCCATCCCATGAAAGATGTATCAGATGCCGTGACTACGGGGCTGGCTATGCATCTTGATGAGTTGAAACGTCCTCTCTGTCCTTGCCGTTTTTATCCGGACAAACAGCAGGCCGCAGCAGAACGCGAGTGGCTTTGTCCCTGCTCGGACATGAAGAATTACAAGTATTGCCATTGTATGCTTTTTGTTAACGAAGAAGGGATGCCAGTCACTGAACATCTTCCTGAAGGTCATGAAGGCCGCGAGACTTATGGTGACATTGCTGATCCTGCTCCGGAAAAGATGCATCGTAATCTGGCGAATTAA
- a CDS encoding AraC family transcriptional regulator: protein MKDNSTVYKAEDLFGLESNFKIYPFTDGTGCPISDVRETHLHDFHVVHFVSSGRGCCVIDFETYDILPGSLYFVSPGQLHFWNPESEIEGFVMVFTGEFLKLPEAPVKSVFELEFFNSVVNSPMFMLSSDQKIELYGIMKNLYNEFSARKPGYVTVLRSYFHILMVNLQRMFADRLQRPGARAENRIVREFKKLVASDHSLKLRVQDYAEMMNVSVSRLSAVIKEVTCMTPGQIVRNELVVSAKRMLANSDLNISEICYELKFDDPSYFGKFFKRETGFSPSVFREHVKGKYRQLA, encoded by the coding sequence ATGAAAGATAACAGTACCGTCTACAAGGCTGAAGATCTTTTCGGTCTTGAATCCAATTTTAAAATTTATCCGTTTACAGATGGCACCGGATGCCCGATCAGCGATGTTCGTGAGACTCATTTGCATGATTTTCATGTAGTACATTTTGTTTCCAGTGGGAGAGGCTGTTGTGTAATCGATTTTGAAACTTACGATATTCTTCCCGGTTCCCTGTATTTTGTTTCTCCGGGCCAGTTGCATTTCTGGAATCCGGAATCTGAAATTGAAGGTTTTGTCATGGTTTTTACTGGTGAGTTTTTGAAGTTGCCTGAAGCTCCGGTCAAAAGTGTTTTTGAACTGGAGTTTTTCAATAGTGTGGTCAATTCTCCCATGTTCATGCTTTCTTCTGATCAGAAGATTGAACTCTACGGAATTATGAAGAATTTGTACAACGAGTTCAGCGCCCGCAAGCCGGGTTATGTCACTGTGTTGCGCTCCTATTTTCATATTCTGATGGTCAACCTGCAGCGCATGTTTGCGGATAGGCTGCAAAGACCCGGTGCACGGGCCGAAAATCGTATTGTGCGTGAGTTCAAAAAACTTGTTGCATCTGATCACAGCCTAAAACTACGGGTTCAGGACTATGCTGAAATGATGAATGTCAGTGTCAGCAGGTTAAGTGCGGTGATCAAAGAGGTTACCTGCATGACTCCCGGTCAGATTGTGCGTAATGAGTTGGTTGTCTCCGCTAAGCGTATGCTGGCTAATTCAGACCTGAATATTTCCGAGATATGCTATGAGTTGAAGTTTGACGATCCCTCCTATTTCGGTAAATTTTTTAAGCGGGAAACCGGATTTTCTCCTTCTGTTTTCCGTGAACATGTTAAAGGAAAGTACCGGCAATTGGCGTAA